The proteins below come from a single Papaver somniferum cultivar HN1 chromosome 11, ASM357369v1, whole genome shotgun sequence genomic window:
- the LOC113320480 gene encoding protein RETICULATA-RELATED 6, chloroplastic-like has product MKTLESKTVLSYTQHHRKIKQFNAERPNFRTISPHSKHPKTNLRIRSCKNSDEKIVTKIPDKTGRRNVLVTPALAIGSYFLRSIVVKAAEEKGVEENGVTTTGTASPPVAPVVEKEKAKEELEVIISRVYDATAIGEPLAIGKDKSRVWEKLMNARIVYLGEAEQVPVRDDKELELEIVKNLRSKCLQNERPISLALEAFPLNLQQQLNQYMDKSIDGETLKSYASHWPPERWQEYEPLLSYCRDNGVRLVACGTPLEVLRTVQADGISALPKEDRKLYAPPAGSGFIAGFSSMSRRSPADLASPNPTVPFGPSSYLSVQARVVEDYTMSQVILQAAVDGGSTGLLVVITGASHVMYGSRGTGLPARISKKMQKKNQTVILLDPERQQLRREGEVPVADFLWYSAARPCSRNCFDRAEIARVMNAAGRRRDALPQDIQTGLDRGLIAPEVLQNFFDLEQYPVISELTHRFQGFRERLLADPKFLNRLAIEECISITTTLIAQYERRKENFFEEIDYVITDTIRGAVVDFFTVWLPAPTLTFLPDASDMAVPESMDALQGILGSIPDNAFQKNIAGRDWQLNNRIASVIVGGLKLAGVGFISSIGAVASSNILNAIRRLLNPALSVEENSRRTPLLKSAVVYGSFLGTSANIRYQIIAGLVEHRVGEYLQTSQPILVNVLSFVVRTLNAYWGTQQWIDLARSTGLQKRKGELTSSEISDTSEVSTLSGNAIQESSMIEETQNQSGDNPT; this is encoded by the exons ATGAAAACTTTAGAGTCAAAAACAGTCTTATCTTACACTCAACACCATCGGAAAATCAAACAGTTCAATGCCGAGAGACCAAATTTCAGAACAATTTCTCCTCATTCTAAACATCcaaaaaccaatctaagaatccgttcttgtaaaaattctgatgaaaaaattgttacaaaaatTCCAGATAAAACAGGAAGACGAAATGTATTGGTTACACCAGCTTTGGCGATTGGATCATATTTCTTAAGATCAATTGTGGTTAAGGCAGCTGAAGAGAAAGGAGTAGAGGAGAATGGAGTAACCACAACTGGGACTGCTTCTCCTCCTGTAGCTCCAGTTGTGGAGAAAGAGAAGGCAAAGGAAGAATTAGAAGTGataatatctagggtttatgatgcTACAGCAATTGGAGAACCATTAGCTATTGGAAAAGATAAGAGTAGAGTTTGGGAGAAATTAATGAATGCGAGAATTGTTTATTTAGGTGAAGCTGAACAAGTACCTGTTCGTGATGATAAAGAGCTTGAATTAGAGATTGTTAAGAATTTAAGGAGTAAGTGTTTGCAGAATGAAAGACCTATTTCTCTTGCTCTTGAAGCTTTTCCTCTTAATTTGCAACAACAGCTTAACCAGTATATGGATAAAAG CATTGATGGTGAAACTTTGAAGTCTTACGCATCACACTGGCCACCAGAACGCTGGCAGGAATATGAACCTCTTTTAAGTTATTGTCGTGATAATGGAGTTCGCCTTGTTGCTTGCGGTACACCACTTGAG GTACTGAGAACTGTTCAAGCGGATGGCATAAGTGCCCTTCCTAAGGAAGACCGTAAGTTATATGCTCCTCCAGCTGGGTCAGGTTTCATTGCAGGTTTTTCATCCATGTCCCGCAGGTCACCAGCTGATCTAGCTTCACCAAATCCAACGGTTCCTTTTGGACCAAGCTCGTATTTATCCGTACAAGCAAGAGTTGTCGAGGACTATACAATGTCTCAAGTCATCCTTCAAGCAGCTGTGGATGGAGGTTCCACGGGACTGCTAGTAGTGATAACAGGTGCAAGCCATGTCATGTATGGATCAAGAGGGACAGGGCTGCCTGCTAGAATTTCAAagaaaatgcaaaagaaaaatcaGACGGTCATATTACTTGATCCGGAGAGGCAACAACTACGAAGAGAGGGAGAAGTTCCTGTTGCTGATTTCTTGTGGTACTCTGCAGCAAGACCTTGTAGTAGGAATTGCTTCGATCGTGCTGAAATTGCTCGAGTGATGAATGCAGCTGGCAGGAGGCGAGATGCTTTACCTCAG GACATACAGACCGGACTTGATCGTGGTCTCATAGCACCAGAAGTATTACAGAACTTCTTTGATCTGGAGCAATATCCTGTCATTTCTGAACTCACTCACCGCTTTCAG GGTTTCAGGGAAAGATTGTTGGCAGATCCCAAATTCCTAAATAGGCTAGCTATAGAAGAATGTATCTCAATAACAACGACACTCATAGCACAATATGAAAGGAGaaaagaaaatttctttgaagaaaTTGATTATGTAATTACAGATACAATCAGGGGAGCCGTTGTTGATTTCTTTACCGTGTGGCTTCCTGCCCCAACTCTAACCTTTCTTCCCGATGCTAGTGATATGGCTGTGCCGGAGAGCATGGATGCATTACAGGGTATTCTTGGATCCATTCCAGATAATGCATTTCAAAAGAATATTGCTGGCAGGGACTGGCAGTTGAATAATAGGATTGCGTCTGTAATTGTTGGGGGTCTTAAACTTGCTGGAGTCGGGTTTATTTCCAGTATTGGTGCTGTTGCTTCTTCCAATATTTTGAACGCAATACGCAGATTGCTTAATCCTGCACTTTCTGTTGAGGAAAACAGCAGAAGGACTCCACTACTTAAGTCAGCTGTTGTTTATGGATCGTTTCTCGGAACTTCAGCAAATATACGGTATCAG ATTATTGCTGGCTTAGTGGAGCACCGGGTTGGAGAATATCTGCAAACTTCTCAACCTATTCTCGTTAATGTTCTCTCTTTTGTTGTTCGCACACTTAACGCTTACTGGGGAACCCAG CAATGGATTGATCTTGCACGGTCGACAGGATTGCAGAAAAGGAAGGGTGAATTAACTTCTTCTGAAATATCTGATACTTCTGAAGTATCCACATTGAGTGGCAATGCAATCCAAGAATCTAGTATGATAGAGGAAACCCAGAACCAATCAGGTGATAATCCTACATAG